From Ananas comosus cultivar F153 linkage group 8, ASM154086v1, whole genome shotgun sequence, one genomic window encodes:
- the LOC109714407 gene encoding serine/threonine receptor-like kinase NFP, with protein sequence MPNLKFHGSAEFIGAAAAAAAAAAFVLLLFLLPAPSAAQSPASTDGFNCSANQSVYPCQAYALFRAGIASSPVDLASVGDLFGVSRLMVARASNLSVSSVPSVGEPLLVPMTCSCPSSFQFNQSYFPVQYQINEGDTYYAVSTAKFQNLTLYPAVEVVNPTLVPTNLTIGVFVTFPIFCRCPNSSASAALVTYVYQPSDTYASVAAAFGTDVASLAALNGPESALSPYAVITVPSPLFVERKGRGAAIAGLAAGLGVLGLICVVLGFLLARAWWGEEASRRRGGAGRGANVGKGDEARGGGAGGEAKLMTDISDLLDKYRVFGIEELRRATSDFDESRLIQGSVYKGVIDGEVLAVKKMKWNASHELRILQKVNHTNLVKLEGFCIDSTEGTCYLVYEHVENGSLSKWLRDRDAARKLNWRARLRIALDLAYGLQYIHEHTWPRVVHKDIKSSNVLLDAKFRAKIANFGLAKTGCNAVTTHIVGTQGYIAPEYLSDGLVTTKMDVFAYGVVLLELVSGREAVSEDGEALWVEAEAFFGQRHGVKEARVMAWMDAALAEQSCPPESVVSIVNVARACLHKEPSKRPTMVEVAYTLSKADEMFSDFSGDSLGVPDVAAR encoded by the exons ATGCCCAATTTAAAATTCCACGGCAGCGCCGAATTcatcggcgccgccgccgccgccgccgccgctgccgcctttgtcctcctcctctttcttctcccGGCGCCCTCGGCCGCGCAATCCCCCGCGTCCACGGACGGCTTCAATTGCTCGGCGAACCAGAGCGTGTACCCGTGCCAGGCCTACGCGCTCTTCCGCGCCGGCATCGCCTCGTCGCCGGTCGACCTCGCGTCCGTCGGCGACCTCTTCGGGGTGAGCCGCCTGATGGTCGCCCGCGCCAGCAACCTCTCCGTCTCGTCCGTCCCCTCCGTGGGCGAGCCCCTCCTCGTCCCGATGACCTGCTCCTGCCCCTCCTCCTTCCAATTCAACCAATCCTACTTCCCCGTCCAGTACCAGATCAACGAGGGCGACACCTACTACGCCGTCTCCACCGCCAAGTTCCAGAACCTCACCCTCTACCCTGCCGTCGAGGTCGTCAACCCCACCCTCGTCCCCACCAATCTCACCATCGGCGTCTTCGTCACCTTCCCCATCTTCTGCCGATGCCCCAattcctccgcctccgccgccctcgtCACCTACGTCTACCAACCCTCCGACACCTACgcctccgtcgccgccgccttcgGCACCGACGTCGCGTCCCTCGCCGCGCTCAACGGCCCGGAGAGCGCGCTCTCGCCCTACGCCGTCATCACCGTCCCCTCGCCGCTCTTCGTCGAGAGGAAGGGTCGGGGCGCGGCGATCGCGGGGTTGGCGGCGGGGTTGGGGGTTTTGGGGCTGATTTGCGTGGTGCTGGGGTTCCTGTTGGCTAGGGCTTGGTGGGGGGAGGAAGCTTCTAGAAGGAGAGGGGGCGCGGGTAGGGGGGCGAATGTGGGGAAGGGGGATGAGGCGCGAGGGGGCGGCGCGGGGGGAGAGGCGAAGCTGATGACGGATATATCGGATTTGTTGGATAAGTACAGGGTCTTCGGGATCGAGGAGCTGCGGCGCGCCACCAGCGACTTCGACGAGAGCCGTTTGATCCAGGGCTCCGTCTACAAGGGCGTGATCGACGGCGAGGTCCTCGCCGTTAAGAAGATGAAGTGGAACGCCTCCCACGAGCTCCGGATCCTCCAAAAG GTGAACCATACCAACCTGGTGAAGCTAGAGGGGTTCTGCATCGACTCCACGGAGGGCACCTGCTACCTGGTGTACGAGCACGTCGAGAACGGCTCTCTGTCCAAGTGGCTGCGCGACCGCGACGCCGCCCGCAAGCTGAACTGGCGCGCCCGCCTCCGCATCGCCCTCGACCTGGCCTACGGCCTCCAGTACATCCACGAGCACACGTGGCCCCGTGTCGTCCACAAGGACATCAAGAGCAGCAACGTCCTCCTCGACGCCAAGTTCCGCGCCAAGATAGCCAACTTCGGCCTCGCAAAGACCGGCTGCAATGCCGTCACCACCCACATCGTCGGCACCCAAGG aTACATTGCACCGGAGTACTTGTCCGACGGGCTTGTCACGACCAAGATGGACGTGTTCGCGTACGGCGTGGTGCTTCTCGAGCTGGTGTCGGGAAGGGAGGCGGTGAGCGAGGACGGGGAGGCGCTGtgggtggaggcggaggcgttCTTCGGGCAGCGGCACGGGGTGAAGGAGGCACGGGTGATGGCTTGGATGGACGCCGCGCTGGCGGAGCAGTCGTGCCCGCCGGAGAGCGTCGTCAGCATCGTGAACGTCGCCCGCGCCTGCCTGCACAAGGAACCGTCGAAAAGGCCCACCATGGTGGAAGTCGCATACACGCTGTCCAAGGCCGACGAGATGTTCTCCGATTTCTCCGGGGATAGTCTCGGCGTTCCTGATGTCGCGGCGAGGTGA
- the LOC109713771 gene encoding uncharacterized protein LOC109713771 encodes MEKKHKELQLWARLWRWAKTLFFVLTMLASLLLVCAPPLFVVVLDLLLPTSFLSSYFRSSSRLSATRLADQFRDFHFRSSLVDVPLVSAARSLVILCAYAACGGRGVYLGITTLCSFTSACYVLVKSIVMLGVASGEWGRRHRDFGEKGGAAAVEALFLSSLALAVAHLVVAYRTSCRERRKLLVYRIDIEAVKLKGVQTKGVK; translated from the exons ATGGAGAAGAAGCACAAGGAGCTGCAGCTCTGGGCGCGGCTGTGGCGGTGGGCGAAGACCCTCTTCTTCGTGCTCACCATGctcgcctccctcctcctcgtctGCGCCCCTCCGCTTTTCGTCGTCGTGCTCGACCTCCTCCTCCCGACTTCTTTCCTCTCCTCGTACTTCCGCAGTAGCTCCCGATTGTCCGCTACGAGACTCGCCGACCAGTTCCGGGATTTCCACTTCCGGTCTTCTCTCGTCGACGTGCCCCTCGTCTCCGCCGCACGGTCGCTTGTCATCCTGT GCGCTTATGCGGCTTGCGGTGGGCGAGGAGTGTATTTGGGAATCACAACGCTCTGCAGTTTCACGTCGGCGTGTTATGTTCTGGTGAAGTCGATTGTTATGCTCGGGGTGGCCTCCGGGGAGTGGGGGCGGCGGCACCGCGATTTTGGGGAGAAGGGCGGGGCGGCGGCCGTGGAAGCGCTTTTTCTGAGCTCGCTGGCGCTTGCGGTGGCGCATCTGGTGGTGGCGTACCGCACCAGCTGCAGGGAGCGGCGGAAGCTGCTTGTCTACAGAATCGACATCGAAGCA GTAAAGTTGAAGGGAGTGCAAACAAAAGGAGTGAAGTGA
- the LOC109714638 gene encoding uncharacterized protein LOC109714638, translating into MTFYQPIAQFADGSIAEVTFEHGNRIFTTNTNSADVVTRSINEAVAIYGPPPISRVHQPVGLHIQRSLPYGAIALLQLFVGKHCLLYQLMHRDAWPPRNLYTFFKDERFCFTGASAEEVVPALQREFGFKVRVALDLGHVASRRLGREDLRWAGLEQLAMEMMRIEMMRPDEFPQSAWGQRALPLQLVAFACANSFISYELSRIVFNHGLLPFLYRGS; encoded by the coding sequence ATGACGTTCTACCAACCGATCGCGCAGTTTGCTGACGGGTCTATCGCCGAGGTGACCTTCGAACACGGCAACCGCATCTTCACGACCAACACCAACTCTGCCGACGTTGTCACCCGCTCGATCAACGAAGCAGTCGCCATTTACGGCCCCCCTCCTATCTCCCGCGTGCACCAACCCGTCGGCCTCCACATCCAGCGCTCCCTGCCCTACGGCGCAATCGCGCTCCTCCAGCTCTTTGTCGGCAAACACTGCCTCCTCTACCAGCTGATGCACCGCGACGCCTGGCCCCCTCGCAATCTCTACACGTTTTTCAAGGACGAAAGGTTCTGCTTCACCGGCGCTAGCGCGGAGGAGGTCGTGCCTGCGCTGCAGAGGGAGTTCGGATTCAAGGTGAGGGTTGCGCTGGACCTGGGGCACGTGGCGTCGAGGAGGCTGGGCCGGGAGGATCTGCGCTGGGCTGGGCTGGAGCAGCTGGCGATGGAGATGATGAGGATTGAGATGATGAGGCCGGACGAATTCCCGCAGAGTGCGTGGGGCCAGCGAGCGCTGCCCCTGCAGCTGGTCGCCTTCGCATGCGCCAACTCCTTCATCTCCTACGAGCTCAGCAGGATTGTGTTCAATCATGGGCTCCTTCCGTTTCTTTATCGCGGCTCTTGA
- the LOC109714637 gene encoding uncharacterized protein LOC109714637, with amino-acid sequence MGTARLIEQTVFMTSYELTISGRFRTTAVITHSSQIVVGWIDDVFNSHAPLAGANRRVSVGLHVECSPPYDSIALIQLCVGNSCLVYQLLHRIERNPPCLLRLNDFLTDDRFYFIGANVELTIFRLRLWNCFRVRSAVDLGDAAARRLQREDLQSAGLDQLAREVLGIEIIRLDGAQRMALFNRALPLELVAHVCLDAIISYEIGRTLLI; translated from the coding sequence ATGGGGACGGCCCGACTGATCGAACAGACCGTGTTCATGACCTCCTACGAGCTGACCATCAGCGGCCGCTTCCGCACCACTGCGGTCATCACCCATTCTAGCCAGATTGTCGTTGGCTGGATCGATGATGTGTTCAATTCTCACGCCCCCCTTGCCGGAGCCAACAGACGGGTATCCGTCGGCCTTCACGTTGAGTGCTCCCCTCCCTACGACTCTATTGCCCTCATCCAGCTCTGCGTCGGCAACTCGTGCCTCGTCTACCAGCTGCTGCACCGCATCGAACGCAACCCCCCCTGCCTTCTCAGGCTCAATGATTTCCTCACCGATGACCGGTTCTACTTCATCGGCGCCAACGTGGAGCTGACCATCTTTCGGCTGCGGTTATGGAACTGCTTCAGGGTGAGGTCGGCAGTTGACCTCGGGGACGCAGCGGCGAGGAGGCTGCAGCGGGAGGATCTGCAGTCAGCCGGGCTGGACCAGCTGGCGAGGGAGGTGTTGGGGATTGAGATAATCAGGCTCGACGGAGCGCAGAGGATGGCGTTGTTCAACCGAGCACTGCCCCTGGAGCTTGTCGCCCATGTATGCCTCGACGCCATCATCTCCTACGAGATCGGCAGGACTCTGTTAATTTAG